The following proteins are encoded in a genomic region of Haloarcula marina:
- a CDS encoding halocyanin domain-containing protein produces MADNLDRRTFIRSTAVVSGVGLLAGCGGSSDGGSGGSDGDSGSGDGNDGSTETDAEASTTEGGSGSSGVPSEVSEYLSDVDNFDGTVADQTGTGNVEVTVGAEGNGGNYAFGPAAVRIDAGTDVNWAWNGEGGSHNVVHEEGDFESSLVSDSGNDFQHTFEESGVYLYYCQPHKSLGMKGAVIVE; encoded by the coding sequence ATGGCAGACAACCTCGATAGACGGACGTTCATCCGGAGTACAGCTGTTGTCTCGGGCGTCGGACTGCTCGCCGGTTGCGGCGGGTCGAGCGACGGCGGGAGCGGTGGTTCGGATGGCGACAGCGGGAGTGGTGACGGCAACGACGGGAGTACCGAGACGGACGCCGAGGCCAGCACGACCGAAGGCGGGAGCGGGTCCAGCGGGGTCCCGTCGGAAGTCTCGGAGTACCTCTCGGACGTCGACAACTTCGACGGGACCGTCGCCGACCAGACCGGCACCGGCAACGTCGAGGTCACGGTCGGTGCGGAGGGCAACGGCGGCAACTACGCGTTCGGCCCGGCCGCCGTCCGTATCGACGCCGGAACGGACGTCAACTGGGCGTGGAACGGCGAAGGCGGCTCACACAACGTCGTCCACGAGGAGGGCGACTTCGAGAGCAGTCTGGTGAGCGACTCCGGCAACGACTTCCAGCACACCTTCGAGGAGTCCGGCGTCTATCTCTACTACTGTCAGCCCCACAAGAGCCTCGGCATGAAGGGCGCGGTCATCGTGGAGTGA
- a CDS encoding cryptochrome/photolyase family protein, with amino-acid sequence MTVWVRGDHLVAERGPVADRPDDRVLLVEAASFARKLPYHPHKLTLVFSAMRHFRDELRDRGREVEYRRADTFAEGLDAHFEEYPDETLVTTRPQAEGAWERIETLVEDAGGTVEFVPDERFLCSPAQFDEWASDERYRHEDFYRFVRRETGYLMDDGEPVEGEWNYDDQNRETPPDDWDPADPPTFDPDETTEAVAEWVAEAFDGDYADPPYGGGWAAPESFNWPVTRRQAVQALDHFVTHRLAEFGPYQDAMLREEWAMSHSLLSTSLNLGLLLPGEVVERAIAAYEEGDAPLNSVEGFVRQVVGWREFLRHVYRCETPELTEANQLGADEALPEFYWTGETDMACLSDVVDGVRKRGYSHHIERLMILSNFGLIYGVEPAQLNRWFHAGYVDAFHWVTTPNVVEMGLYGAGVFATKPYASSANYVDKMSDYCSGCPYYKTKTTGEGACPFNALYWDFLDRNEDELRSNHRMGLMYSHVDGKDDEEWAEIRERAAEIRSMAATGAL; translated from the coding sequence GTGACGGTTTGGGTGCGCGGTGACCACCTCGTGGCCGAGCGCGGACCGGTGGCAGACCGGCCCGACGACCGAGTACTACTGGTGGAGGCCGCATCGTTCGCGCGGAAACTCCCGTATCATCCGCACAAACTGACGCTCGTGTTCAGCGCAATGCGGCACTTCCGCGACGAACTCCGAGACCGGGGCCGCGAGGTCGAGTACCGGCGGGCCGACACCTTCGCCGAGGGCCTCGACGCCCACTTCGAAGAGTATCCGGACGAAACGCTGGTGACGACGCGCCCGCAGGCCGAGGGCGCGTGGGAACGCATCGAGACACTCGTCGAGGACGCCGGGGGAACCGTCGAGTTCGTCCCGGACGAGCGATTCCTCTGTTCGCCCGCACAGTTCGACGAGTGGGCCAGCGACGAGCGCTACCGCCACGAAGACTTTTACCGGTTCGTGCGCCGCGAGACGGGCTACCTGATGGACGACGGCGAACCCGTCGAGGGCGAGTGGAACTACGACGACCAGAACCGCGAGACGCCGCCCGACGACTGGGACCCCGCCGACCCGCCGACGTTCGACCCCGACGAGACCACCGAGGCAGTCGCCGAGTGGGTCGCGGAGGCGTTCGACGGCGACTACGCCGACCCGCCGTACGGCGGCGGCTGGGCGGCTCCAGAGTCGTTCAACTGGCCGGTGACGCGCCGACAGGCTGTACAGGCGCTCGACCACTTCGTCACGCATCGTCTCGCGGAGTTCGGCCCGTATCAGGACGCCATGCTTCGCGAGGAGTGGGCGATGAGCCACAGTCTGCTCTCCACGTCGCTGAATCTCGGCCTCCTCCTCCCCGGCGAAGTCGTCGAACGCGCTATCGCGGCCTACGAGGAGGGCGACGCCCCCCTGAACAGCGTCGAAGGGTTCGTCCGACAGGTCGTGGGGTGGCGGGAGTTCCTCCGGCACGTCTACCGGTGCGAGACGCCGGAACTGACGGAAGCGAACCAACTCGGGGCCGACGAGGCCCTCCCCGAGTTCTACTGGACCGGCGAGACGGACATGGCGTGCCTCTCGGACGTGGTCGACGGCGTTCGCAAGCGGGGCTACTCGCACCACATCGAGCGCCTGATGATTCTCTCGAACTTCGGGCTCATCTACGGCGTGGAACCGGCGCAACTGAACCGCTGGTTCCACGCGGGCTACGTCGACGCCTTCCACTGGGTGACGACGCCGAACGTCGTGGAGATGGGGCTGTACGGCGCGGGCGTCTTCGCGACGAAACCGTACGCGTCCTCCGCGAACTACGTCGACAAGATGAGCGATTACTGCTCGGGGTGTCCCTACTACAAGACGAAGACCACCGGCGAGGGTGCGTGTCCGTTCAACGCGTTGTACTGGGACTTTCTGGACAGAAACGAGGACGAACTGCGGTCGAACCACCGGATGGGGCTGATGTACAGCCACGTCGACGGCAAGGACGACGAGGAGTGGGCCGAGATTCGCGAACGGGCCGCGGAGATTCGGTCGATGGCCGCCACTGGGGCCCTCTAG
- a CDS encoding DUF6691 family protein has protein sequence MSERDGRHPLFMPAILVGGVVFGFGLGLSEMYQPEVVLRFLQLTDFGLLLVMGGASVVAGTAFAVMSATGGSAPLTGKQFGKRVKSMDKNVVLGGGIFGVGWGVSGICPGAAYASLGVGNVTILYAIAGMFVGAYVQGYVRSSSSATQATEEPA, from the coding sequence ATGAGCGAACGCGACGGTCGCCACCCGCTGTTCATGCCCGCCATCCTCGTCGGCGGCGTGGTCTTCGGGTTCGGCCTCGGCCTGAGCGAGATGTACCAACCGGAAGTGGTCCTTCGCTTCCTCCAACTGACGGACTTCGGCCTCTTGCTCGTGATGGGCGGGGCCAGCGTCGTCGCCGGGACAGCCTTCGCCGTGATGTCCGCGACGGGCGGGAGCGCCCCGCTCACCGGCAAGCAGTTCGGCAAGCGGGTGAAGTCGATGGACAAGAACGTCGTCCTCGGCGGCGGCATCTTCGGCGTCGGATGGGGAGTCTCGGGCATCTGTCCCGGTGCCGCGTACGCCAGCCTCGGCGTCGGCAACGTCACCATCCTCTACGCCATCGCCGGGATGTTCGTCGGCGCGTACGTGCAGGGATACGTCCGCTCGTCGTCGAGTGCGACCCAAGCCACGGAGGAACCAGCATGA
- a CDS encoding DUF7521 family protein, which translates to MNGPISPIVIGFKTVTLLLGGLITYLAAKAARKTRSRALTYLAVGFGTVTSGSLLAGVADQLFGIDTHTALVFENAITAAGFAVIAYSLSVASRSAFGDR; encoded by the coding sequence ATGAACGGACCCATCTCACCCATCGTCATCGGCTTCAAGACAGTAACGCTCCTGCTCGGCGGCCTCATCACCTATCTGGCCGCCAAAGCGGCGAGGAAGACCCGGTCGAGGGCCTTGACCTATCTCGCTGTCGGGTTCGGAACGGTCACGTCGGGGTCGCTACTGGCGGGCGTCGCCGACCAACTGTTCGGTATCGATACGCACACGGCGCTCGTCTTCGAGAACGCCATCACCGCGGCGGGATTCGCGGTCATCGCGTACTCGCTGTCCGTCGCGAGTCGGTCGGCGTTCGGCGACCGGTAG
- a CDS encoding DUF2270 domain-containing protein, with product MSDEQFDPSGERERALGAGLFERDMGPSSSMAHLYRGEVHRMTRWRERLDRTTNWAVTVIAAILTWAFSDPTNPHYLVLVGLVTLAIFLGIEAHRYRGFDVWRSRVRLIQQNVWSHGLDPSQPVDDDAWRRKLGADYQHPTLKVSFEEALAHRLRRVYLALFSVVTAAWVIRVTAFAESGAWPASASIGMVPGSVVTAAVAVAYLAGVVVAMRPRTWHSRSELRDCAVDEWRENQGEADTEGASEA from the coding sequence ATGAGCGACGAGCAGTTCGACCCCAGCGGCGAACGCGAGCGGGCTCTCGGCGCGGGGCTATTCGAGCGAGACATGGGACCGAGTTCGTCGATGGCCCACCTCTACCGCGGGGAAGTCCACCGGATGACCCGCTGGCGCGAGCGACTCGACCGCACGACCAACTGGGCGGTCACCGTCATCGCGGCCATCCTCACGTGGGCGTTCTCGGACCCGACGAACCCCCACTATCTCGTCCTCGTCGGCCTGGTGACGCTCGCCATCTTCCTCGGTATCGAGGCCCACCGCTACCGGGGCTTCGACGTGTGGCGCTCCCGGGTCCGTCTCATCCAGCAGAACGTCTGGTCGCACGGACTGGACCCGAGCCAACCCGTCGACGACGACGCGTGGCGACGGAAACTCGGTGCGGACTACCAGCATCCGACGCTGAAGGTGTCCTTCGAGGAGGCGCTGGCCCACCGCTTGCGGCGGGTGTACCTCGCCCTCTTTAGCGTCGTCACCGCCGCGTGGGTCATCCGCGTGACGGCGTTCGCCGAATCGGGCGCGTGGCCCGCGAGCGCGAGCATCGGAATGGTTCCCGGGAGCGTCGTCACCGCCGCCGTCGCCGTCGCGTACCTCGCGGGCGTCGTCGTCGCCATGCGGCCCCGGACGTGGCACTCCCGGTCGGAACTCCGGGACTGCGCCGTCGACGAGTGGCGCGAGAATCAGGGCGAGGCCGACACCGAGGGCGCGAGCGAGGCCTAG
- a CDS encoding halocyanin domain-containing protein: MTGLLATAGCLSSDSTNQSLGMQREKTTATETSPTSPNSLDEWLSDANGYDGEPRRFGPDSRPTISVGAGTDGLAFDPPVIEIAPGTNVVWEWTGHGGQQNVVALDGTFDSGRTNAQPGTCYQYVFSEPGEHAFVSEPHRDDGMKGAVIVAEPPSTGYAAVDEWLAGAGNFDGTVVDRTDRETATVTVGSEGNGGAFAFSPPALKISAGSTVRWEWTGEGGGHNVVFDGHDINSGGVTPDAGTTFEHTFETTGQYLYSCLPHRALGMKGAVIVE, encoded by the coding sequence ATGACTGGTCTCCTCGCCACCGCTGGCTGTCTGTCCAGCGATTCCACCAACCAATCACTCGGGATGCAGCGCGAGAAGACGACGGCCACCGAAACCTCGCCGACGTCTCCAAACAGTCTCGACGAGTGGCTCAGCGACGCGAACGGCTACGACGGCGAACCCCGTCGATTCGGCCCCGACTCCCGCCCCACAATCAGCGTCGGCGCGGGCACCGACGGACTGGCGTTCGACCCGCCCGTCATCGAAATTGCCCCGGGAACGAACGTCGTGTGGGAGTGGACCGGCCACGGTGGCCAACAGAACGTCGTCGCCCTCGATGGGACGTTCGACAGCGGTCGAACCAACGCACAGCCCGGTACCTGCTACCAGTACGTTTTCAGCGAACCCGGGGAACACGCCTTCGTCAGCGAACCCCACCGCGACGACGGGATGAAGGGGGCCGTCATCGTCGCCGAACCGCCGTCGACTGGCTACGCGGCCGTCGACGAGTGGTTGGCCGGTGCCGGTAACTTCGACGGCACCGTCGTTGACCGAACTGACCGTGAGACGGCCACCGTCACCGTCGGGAGCGAGGGCAACGGCGGTGCCTTCGCCTTCTCACCGCCGGCGCTCAAAATCAGTGCTGGCAGTACCGTCCGCTGGGAGTGGACCGGCGAGGGCGGCGGTCACAACGTCGTGTTCGACGGCCACGACATCAACTCCGGCGGGGTGACCCCAGACGCCGGGACGACGTTCGAACACACCTTCGAGACGACCGGCCAGTACCTGTACTCCTGTCTGCCACACCGAGCGCTGGGCATGAAGGGAGCAGTAATCGTCGAGTGA
- a CDS encoding Sec-independent protein translocase subunit TatA/TatB, with the protein MPGTTEMMVILLIAVLLFGANKIPKLARSTGEAMGEFQKGRTEVEQELEEMKEGGSKPETSAAGESSTETASEEKSTETSN; encoded by the coding sequence ATGCCCGGGACGACGGAGATGATGGTCATCCTCCTCATCGCCGTCCTGCTGTTCGGGGCGAACAAGATTCCGAAGCTCGCACGCTCGACCGGCGAGGCGATGGGCGAGTTCCAGAAGGGGCGAACCGAAGTCGAGCAAGAACTCGAAGAGATGAAAGAGGGCGGCAGCAAGCCCGAAACGTCGGCCGCTGGCGAGTCGTCGACGGAGACGGCGTCCGAAGAGAAGTCCACCGAAACGAGCAACTGA
- a CDS encoding YeeE/YedE family protein, producing MVVETLFPNGWLHYLIGGLLIGTGTVVIYLSTGITAGASTFLESTLSYVSDQSRFQQYRFRATRDWRVVFTLGIVLGGAIYGLTLGEFGWTTDVQWWRLLAGGVLVGIGTRVGKGCTSGHGVCGVGSLSETSLLNVATFVGIAIGTAQIVAALGVSP from the coding sequence ATGGTGGTCGAGACACTGTTTCCGAACGGTTGGCTCCACTATCTCATCGGGGGCCTGCTCATCGGGACCGGAACCGTCGTCATCTACCTCTCGACGGGGATTACGGCGGGCGCGAGCACGTTCCTCGAGTCGACGCTGTCGTACGTCTCCGACCAGTCGCGCTTCCAGCAGTACCGCTTCCGGGCGACCCGCGACTGGCGCGTCGTGTTCACGCTGGGCATCGTCCTCGGCGGGGCTATCTACGGCCTCACCCTCGGCGAGTTCGGGTGGACGACCGACGTGCAGTGGTGGCGACTCCTCGCCGGCGGCGTCCTCGTCGGCATCGGAACGCGCGTCGGCAAGGGGTGTACCTCCGGCCACGGCGTCTGTGGCGTCGGGTCGCTGTCGGAGACGTCGCTGCTCAACGTCGCCACGTTCGTCGGTATCGCCATCGGGACGGCCCAAATCGTCGCGGCGCTGGGGGTGTCTCCATGA
- a CDS encoding helix-turn-helix domain-containing protein, translating into MPEAIRATLEDDLECEFLLDCFHGLTELDRNCFERLVASDDPLTVDELADRVDRDRTTAYRSVQRLLEADLVVKTQVSGEGSSYYHVYEPEDPDAIADQMQRELNDYYAKMGQLIHEFRDKFGERSG; encoded by the coding sequence ATGCCCGAAGCCATCCGCGCGACGCTGGAGGACGACCTCGAATGCGAGTTTCTGCTCGACTGCTTCCACGGCCTGACGGAGTTGGACAGGAACTGCTTCGAGCGGTTGGTAGCCAGCGACGACCCGCTGACCGTCGACGAACTCGCCGACCGCGTCGACCGCGACCGGACGACGGCCTACCGGTCGGTCCAGCGTCTGCTGGAGGCGGACCTCGTCGTGAAGACGCAGGTCAGCGGCGAGGGGAGCAGCTACTACCACGTCTACGAACCCGAGGACCCCGACGCCATCGCCGACCAGATGCAACGCGAACTGAACGACTACTACGCGAAGATGGGACAGCTAATCCACGAATTCCGCGACAAGTTCGGTGAGCGATCGGGATGA
- a CDS encoding winged helix-turn-helix domain-containing protein, with the protein MRGDDSTDEQAVFEALADPDCREILATVAEPLPAKAVAQQCDLPQTSTYRKLEQLSEAGLVAEQTDVRPDGHHRTTYVRDCNGVFVALDGDDAFDVEVVSAQQSPDERLARLWARVSEEL; encoded by the coding sequence GTGAGAGGAGACGATTCCACAGACGAGCAAGCCGTGTTCGAGGCGCTGGCGGACCCCGACTGCCGCGAAATCCTCGCGACGGTTGCGGAGCCATTGCCAGCGAAGGCGGTCGCACAGCAGTGTGACCTCCCGCAGACCAGTACGTACCGAAAACTCGAACAGTTGAGCGAGGCCGGACTGGTGGCCGAGCAGACGGACGTGCGCCCAGACGGGCACCACAGGACGACGTACGTTCGTGACTGTAACGGCGTCTTCGTCGCGCTCGACGGCGACGATGCCTTCGACGTGGAAGTCGTCTCCGCTCAGCAGTCGCCCGACGAACGACTGGCCCGCCTGTGGGCACGCGTTAGCGAGGAACTATGA
- a CDS encoding ABC1 kinase family protein — MSESQSGGGTPGTQPTGVRVRLRALWRALVVAWQFVPFVLAWARDRKRYVFFGASRSVSSEDRTRRARRLKRTFLELGPAFIKLGQMLSTRPDALPAEYIEVLSELQDKVPPDPWADIEPLLEREFGGPVDEQFDSFDTSPISGASLGQVYEAELDGQRVAVKVLRPGIRERVESDLRVLETLTPVLVRGADPAQAFTLENLTEEFAATIRREMDYAHEARMLREIGANFAAEDGVAIPTPVESHSTDRVVTMTYLDGVKIDDVARLDEMGVDREALVQRLEEVYIQMIVEDGRFHADPHPGNLAVQEDGTLVFYDFGMTGRLGSGTREQLMEFYVGLATDDVDRVMDAFVAMGALDPAADRDVMREAFEIVIEQFRGEDISQYRIEQLVGQFESQLYEFPMRLPQDLALVVRVTTVLEGVCRTLDPEFDFIEIITDYVMEEGMADAGSAIGEEIRRTVTDAGRSLVTTAPRVEAALDRATRENLVLDTILEDSGGLAQRMALRLLLGMVAAAGIPIAAFLYVTASVDATALSLGGTALSLVILAWSFRSERGSALTTPAPQFTRHEMRQREGDGPSDQ; from the coding sequence GTGAGTGAGAGTCAGTCGGGCGGCGGAACACCGGGTACGCAACCGACGGGCGTTCGGGTCCGTCTGCGGGCGCTGTGGCGCGCCCTCGTCGTCGCGTGGCAGTTCGTGCCGTTCGTCCTCGCGTGGGCCCGCGACCGAAAACGGTACGTCTTCTTCGGGGCCTCGCGGTCGGTGTCCAGCGAGGACCGGACCCGGCGGGCGCGCCGACTGAAGCGGACGTTTCTGGAACTCGGCCCGGCGTTCATCAAACTCGGGCAGATGCTGTCGACGCGGCCCGACGCGCTCCCGGCGGAGTACATCGAGGTGCTCTCGGAACTCCAAGACAAGGTCCCGCCGGACCCGTGGGCCGACATCGAACCCCTCCTCGAACGGGAGTTCGGCGGGCCGGTCGACGAGCAGTTCGATAGCTTCGACACGTCGCCCATCAGCGGCGCGTCGCTCGGACAGGTGTACGAGGCGGAACTCGACGGTCAGCGCGTCGCGGTGAAAGTGCTCCGACCGGGCATCCGCGAGCGCGTCGAATCTGACCTCCGGGTCTTGGAGACGCTAACGCCGGTCCTCGTCCGCGGCGCGGACCCGGCACAGGCGTTCACGCTGGAGAACCTAACCGAGGAGTTCGCGGCCACCATCCGCCGGGAGATGGACTACGCCCACGAGGCGCGGATGCTCCGGGAAATCGGCGCGAACTTCGCGGCCGAGGACGGCGTCGCCATCCCGACGCCCGTCGAGAGCCACTCGACTGACCGTGTGGTGACGATGACGTACCTCGACGGCGTGAAGATAGACGACGTGGCCCGTCTGGATGAGATGGGCGTCGACCGCGAAGCGCTCGTCCAGCGGTTAGAGGAGGTGTACATCCAGATGATAGTCGAGGACGGCCGGTTCCACGCCGACCCGCACCCCGGGAACCTCGCCGTGCAGGAAGACGGGACGCTCGTCTTCTACGACTTCGGGATGACGGGCCGACTCGGGTCGGGAACCCGCGAGCAGTTGATGGAGTTCTACGTGGGTCTGGCGACCGACGACGTGGACCGCGTGATGGACGCGTTCGTCGCCATGGGGGCGCTGGACCCGGCGGCAGACCGCGACGTGATGCGCGAGGCCTTCGAAATCGTCATCGAGCAGTTCCGCGGCGAGGACATCAGCCAGTACCGTATCGAGCAGTTGGTCGGCCAGTTCGAGAGTCAGTTGTACGAGTTCCCGATGCGACTGCCCCAAGACCTCGCGCTCGTGGTCCGGGTCACGACCGTCTTAGAAGGGGTCTGCCGGACCCTGGACCCGGAGTTCGACTTCATCGAAATCATCACGGACTACGTGATGGAAGAGGGCATGGCCGACGCCGGGTCGGCCATCGGCGAGGAGATACGGCGGACCGTGACCGACGCCGGACGCTCGCTCGTCACGACGGCCCCGCGCGTCGAGGCCGCGCTCGACAGGGCGACCCGCGAGAACCTCGTCCTGGACACGATACTGGAAGACAGCGGCGGACTTGCACAGCGGATGGCCCTCCGCCTCTTGCTCGGCATGGTGGCCGCCGCGGGCATCCCCATCGCCGCGTTCCTCTACGTCACCGCGAGCGTCGACGCGACGGCGCTGTCGCTGGGCGGAACAGCGCTCTCTCTCGTGATTCTCGCGTGGTCGTTCCGGAGCGAACGCGGGTCCGCGCTGACCACGCCCGCGCCCCAGTTCACGCGCCACGAGATGCGCCAGCGCGAGGGTGACGGCCCCTCAGACCAGTAG
- a CDS encoding sulfurtransferase TusA family protein produces MPENAPTDDVTTTIDVTGESCPMPVVRTKQAVDDLAVGDVLEVLATDSGSVSDIDGWAASLDDVELLAQTESETDDQTVYHHFVERVEA; encoded by the coding sequence ATGCCCGAAAATGCACCAACTGACGACGTGACGACGACGATAGATGTGACCGGCGAGTCCTGCCCGATGCCGGTCGTCAGAACGAAGCAGGCGGTCGACGACCTCGCGGTCGGCGACGTGCTGGAAGTGCTGGCGACGGATTCCGGCAGTGTCAGCGACATCGACGGGTGGGCGGCCTCGCTCGACGACGTGGAACTGCTCGCACAGACAGAGTCCGAGACGGACGACCAGACCGTCTACCACCACTTCGTGGAGCGTGTGGAGGCATGA
- a CDS encoding MBL fold metallo-hydrolase, translating into MSEKPFTIPDDVATIEPTDLYDRLDAGESVGVLDTRAPNSVDDWRIDGDSVDFANVPYYDFLDGASESSLDELPDARPIYTVCAKGESSKFVADVLTQAGVDDVVAVEDGMQGWETVLDSTELSADTDATVVQFHRPSSGCLSYLVVDGEEALVVDPLYAFAEEYVSAARDYGAELVAAVDTHVHADHISGVRRLAEEYGVRAVVPAAAEERGIEYETAYDTVTDGEAIHVGTVSVEAIHTPGHTSGMTSYLVDEAVLLTGDGLFVESVARPDLEGGDEGAPDAAGQLYDTLHDRILSLPDETLVAPGHASDAAETAGDGSYSDALGDIAASMPALDRDRDSFVEFVLADMPPRPDNYEDIIAANLGHQRVDGDEAAELERGPNNCAATTNAMTGQ; encoded by the coding sequence ATGAGCGAGAAACCCTTCACCATCCCGGACGACGTGGCGACAATCGAACCGACCGACCTCTACGACCGACTCGACGCTGGCGAGTCCGTCGGGGTCCTCGACACGCGCGCTCCGAACAGCGTCGACGACTGGCGCATCGACGGGGACTCCGTGGACTTCGCGAACGTCCCGTACTACGACTTCCTCGACGGCGCGTCCGAGAGCTCGCTCGACGAACTGCCTGACGCGCGTCCCATCTACACCGTCTGTGCGAAGGGCGAGTCGAGCAAGTTCGTCGCCGACGTGCTGACGCAGGCGGGCGTCGACGACGTGGTCGCCGTCGAGGACGGCATGCAAGGCTGGGAGACGGTGCTCGACAGCACGGAACTGTCGGCCGACACCGACGCGACTGTCGTCCAGTTCCACCGGCCCTCGTCGGGGTGCCTCTCCTACCTCGTCGTCGACGGCGAGGAGGCCCTCGTCGTGGACCCCCTCTACGCCTTCGCCGAGGAGTACGTCTCGGCCGCACGTGACTACGGCGCGGAACTCGTCGCCGCCGTCGACACGCACGTCCACGCGGACCACATCAGCGGCGTCCGCCGACTCGCCGAGGAGTACGGCGTCCGAGCGGTCGTCCCCGCCGCCGCAGAGGAGCGCGGCATCGAGTACGAGACGGCGTACGACACGGTCACCGACGGGGAGGCAATCCACGTGGGGACGGTCAGTGTCGAAGCCATCCACACCCCCGGCCACACGTCCGGGATGACCTCCTACCTCGTCGACGAGGCCGTCCTGCTGACCGGCGACGGCCTGTTCGTCGAGAGCGTCGCCCGCCCGGACCTCGAAGGGGGCGACGAGGGCGCGCCCGATGCCGCCGGGCAGTTGTACGACACGCTCCACGACCGAATCCTGTCGCTCCCCGACGAGACGCTGGTCGCGCCTGGCCACGCGAGCGACGCCGCCGAGACGGCCGGGGACGGGAGTTACAGCGACGCGCTCGGTGACATCGCCGCGTCGATGCCCGCGCTCGACCGCGACAGAGATTCGTTCGTGGAGTTCGTCCTCGCCGATATGCCACCCCGACCGGACAACTACGAGGACATCATCGCCGCGAACCTCGGCCATCAGCGGGTCGACGGAGACGAGGCCGCCGAACTCGAACGCGGCCCGAACAACTGCGCCGCCACGACGAACGCGATGACGGGGCAGTAA
- a CDS encoding DsrE/DsrF/DrsH-like family protein, translating into MSSETTSNATEAPETVDDEADVAALYDRIEELESTVESLRDDGPKKMTIIATKGSLDMAYPPLILASTAAAFGWDVTVFHTFWGLDILHEERSKDLRVSAVGNPSMPMPNVIGALPGGDSLATWYMNREIEANGTATVEELIETTLEMGADLQACEMTTELFGYDHDEFYDGVTTDVGAATALQHMADADVQLLV; encoded by the coding sequence ATGAGCAGCGAGACGACTTCGAACGCGACAGAGGCCCCAGAAACCGTCGACGACGAGGCGGACGTGGCCGCGCTGTACGACCGTATCGAGGAACTGGAGTCGACCGTCGAATCACTCCGCGACGACGGCCCCAAGAAGATGACCATCATCGCGACCAAGGGGTCGCTGGACATGGCGTATCCGCCGCTCATCCTCGCCAGCACGGCCGCCGCGTTCGGGTGGGATGTGACCGTCTTCCACACGTTCTGGGGCCTCGACATCCTCCACGAGGAGCGCTCGAAGGACCTGCGAGTGAGCGCCGTCGGGAACCCGAGTATGCCGATGCCGAACGTCATCGGCGCGCTCCCCGGCGGTGACTCATTGGCGACGTGGTACATGAACCGCGAAATCGAAGCGAACGGGACCGCTACTGTCGAGGAACTCATCGAGACGACGCTGGAGATGGGTGCAGACCTGCAGGCCTGCGAGATGACGACCGAACTGTTCGGCTACGACCACGACGAGTTCTACGACGGCGTCACGACGGACGTGGGCGCGGCGACGGCCCTGCAACACATGGCCGACGCCGACGTGCAACTACTGGTCTGA